Proteins from a single region of Candidatus Effluviviaceae Genus I sp.:
- the trxB gene encoding thioredoxin-disulfide reductase, with protein MERSDIVIIGAGPAGLTAAIYAGRAGLTTRVLEALAPGGWAALTDRIENYPGVGAVQGAELTARMEEQARTFGAAVVPAEATAVVQLPDGFEVQCGDAAFGARAVILAVGTGYRKLGVPGEDELAGRGVSYCATCDGPLYRDLEIAVVGGGDSALQEALFLTRFAARVHLVHRRDEFRAARVLADRVRSHPKITCHCRHAVESVNGRDAVESVALRDVDTGTERLLPVAGVFFFVGLEPKTAFLGQLVERDQSGFIVTDGEMRTSRRGVLAAGDCRAKILRQVSTAVGDGATAAFVAQRFVEDGKW; from the coding sequence GTGGAGCGCTCTGACATCGTCATCATCGGGGCCGGTCCCGCCGGCCTGACAGCGGCCATCTACGCCGGCCGCGCCGGCCTGACGACGCGCGTGCTCGAGGCCCTGGCGCCCGGCGGGTGGGCGGCCCTCACCGACCGCATCGAGAACTACCCGGGCGTCGGCGCCGTGCAGGGGGCGGAGCTCACCGCGCGCATGGAGGAGCAGGCGCGGACGTTCGGCGCCGCCGTCGTGCCTGCCGAGGCCACAGCGGTCGTGCAGCTTCCCGACGGGTTCGAGGTCCAGTGCGGCGACGCCGCGTTCGGCGCGCGCGCAGTCATCCTCGCGGTGGGGACGGGCTATCGGAAGCTCGGCGTGCCCGGCGAGGACGAGCTTGCCGGCCGCGGCGTGTCGTACTGCGCCACGTGCGACGGCCCGCTCTATCGCGACCTCGAGATCGCGGTCGTCGGAGGCGGCGACAGCGCGCTGCAGGAGGCGCTCTTCCTCACGCGGTTCGCGGCGCGCGTGCACCTCGTCCACCGGCGCGACGAGTTCCGCGCCGCGCGCGTGCTCGCCGACCGCGTGCGGTCGCACCCGAAGATCACCTGTCACTGCAGGCACGCGGTGGAGAGCGTCAACGGGCGGGACGCCGTGGAGTCGGTCGCGCTTCGGGACGTCGACACCGGCACGGAGCGTCTGCTCCCGGTGGCCGGGGTGTTCTTCTTCGTCGGGCTCGAGCCGAAGACGGCGTTCCTGGGGCAGCTGGTCGAGAGGGATCAGAGCGGTTTCATCGTGACGGACGGCGAGATGCGCACGAGCCGGCGGGGCGTTCTTGCCGCCGGGGACTGCCGGGCCAAGATCCTCAGGCAGGTCTCGACCGCCGTG